A stretch of the Gemmatimonas sp. UBA7669 genome encodes the following:
- the prfA gene encoding peptide chain release factor 1, whose product MLSHLRDRITEALERATEVEQLLADPETTRDATRLADLGREHHRLAEVVAKANRLAKAEQELADAREMASGDDADFAAEARAEVTRLEAECAALEKALLPLLIPRDPLDDRPAIVEIRAGTGGDEAGLFAADLQRMYSRYIERRGWRMEMISFSEGALGGVKEAVFKVSGDGAFGVLRWESGVHRVQRVPATETQGRIHTSAATVAVLPEAEEVDVRIEDKDLRIDVFRSSGPGGQSVNTTDSAVRITHIPTGIVVSQQDQKSQLQNKQKAMDVLRSRLLDLRLSEQEAERSRLRKSQVSTGDRSAKIRTYNFPQSRVTDHRVGVTLYDIDGIMNGDITPFIDALALANAEERLSG is encoded by the coding sequence ATGCTGAGCCACCTTCGGGACCGCATCACCGAGGCGCTGGAGCGCGCCACCGAGGTGGAGCAACTGCTGGCCGACCCTGAAACCACCCGGGATGCCACCCGTTTGGCGGACCTGGGTCGGGAGCATCATCGCCTGGCCGAGGTCGTGGCCAAGGCCAACCGACTTGCCAAGGCCGAGCAGGAGTTGGCCGATGCGCGGGAGATGGCATCGGGAGATGACGCGGACTTTGCCGCCGAGGCCCGTGCTGAGGTTACCCGGCTCGAAGCCGAGTGTGCCGCGCTCGAGAAGGCGTTGCTGCCGCTGCTCATTCCGCGCGACCCCCTCGACGACCGACCGGCCATCGTGGAAATCCGTGCCGGCACGGGTGGCGACGAAGCCGGTCTCTTTGCCGCCGACCTGCAGCGCATGTACTCGCGCTACATCGAGCGCCGCGGCTGGCGCATGGAAATGATCTCGTTCTCTGAAGGTGCGCTCGGTGGCGTGAAGGAAGCAGTCTTCAAGGTGAGCGGTGATGGGGCCTTCGGCGTGCTGCGCTGGGAGTCGGGTGTGCATCGGGTGCAGCGTGTGCCGGCCACCGAAACGCAGGGTCGCATTCACACGTCTGCCGCCACCGTGGCCGTGCTGCCCGAGGCTGAAGAAGTGGACGTGCGCATCGAAGACAAGGACCTGCGCATCGATGTGTTTCGCTCATCCGGTCCCGGAGGACAGAGTGTGAACACCACCGACTCCGCCGTGCGCATCACGCACATTCCCACGGGCATTGTGGTGTCGCAGCAGGATCAGAAGTCGCAGTTGCAGAACAAGCAGAAGGCCATGGACGTGCTGCGTTCGCGATTGCTCGACCTGCGTCTCTCCGAGCAGGAAGCGGAGCGTTCGCGGCTCCGCAAATCGCAGGTGTCCACGGGTGATCGCTCGGCAAAAATTCGCACCTACAACTTTCCGCAGAGCCGCGTCACCGATCACCGCGTGGGGGTCACGCTGTACGACATCGATGGCATCATGAATGGCGACATCACGCCCTTCATCGATGCGCTGGCCCTGGCCAACGCCGAAGAACGGTTGAGTGGCTGA